Proteins encoded within one genomic window of Gammaproteobacteria bacterium:
- the alr gene encoding alanine racemase, whose protein sequence is MTPAAVAVVSAGALRHNLRNVRERTPGCRVLAVIKADAYGHGLIAVARALDDADGLAVARMEEAVRLREAGITRPIVVLGGFIDGSELEEAVHRGLDVVVHDPAQIERLEQVPARIDVWLKIDTGMGRLGIAPGTLLDSLARLRARPAGGTVRLMTHLAAADDPVSTQTATQLAAFEASVVEAVAQGWVGEVSFANSAGILAGQAIARDGVLAAGQANWVRPGLMLYGASPLPDHAAASLGLAPAMSFESRLLAVRRLPRGSRVGYGGDWQAARDSVIGVAAAGYADGYPWHSSCGTPVLVNGQRAPVIGRVSMDMISIDLTEVPLPGPGDRVVLWGNGLPVEEVARCAGTIPYELLAGMGPRVLRQVAG, encoded by the coding sequence ATGACGCCGGCGGCGGTGGCCGTCGTCAGTGCCGGAGCGCTGCGTCATAACCTGCGGAATGTCCGGGAACGGACTCCAGGTTGCCGCGTACTCGCCGTCATCAAGGCGGATGCCTACGGGCATGGCCTCATCGCCGTTGCCCGTGCCCTGGATGACGCTGACGGCCTGGCTGTGGCGCGCATGGAGGAGGCCGTGCGGCTTCGCGAGGCCGGGATCACCAGGCCGATCGTGGTGCTGGGTGGCTTCATCGACGGCAGCGAGCTGGAGGAGGCGGTCCACCGCGGGTTGGACGTCGTGGTCCATGATCCGGCGCAGATCGAAAGGCTTGAGCAGGTCCCGGCACGCATCGATGTCTGGCTGAAGATTGACACGGGCATGGGGCGCCTGGGGATCGCGCCCGGGACCCTGCTGGATTCGCTGGCGCGGCTGCGTGCCAGGCCGGCCGGCGGCACGGTCCGTCTGATGACCCACCTCGCTGCGGCGGATGACCCGGTTTCGACACAGACCGCGACGCAGCTGGCGGCCTTCGAGGCCTCGGTTGTTGAAGCGGTGGCCCAAGGCTGGGTGGGCGAGGTCAGCTTTGCCAACTCGGCAGGAATCCTCGCTGGACAGGCCATTGCGAGGGATGGCGTACTGGCAGCGGGGCAGGCCAATTGGGTCCGGCCGGGCCTGATGCTCTACGGTGCCTCGCCCCTGCCGGATCACGCTGCGGCTTCACTGGGCCTGGCGCCGGCCATGTCATTCGAGAGCCGGTTGCTGGCCGTACGCCGGTTGCCCCGTGGCAGCCGTGTCGGCTATGGCGGTGATTGGCAGGCTGCGCGGGACAGCGTGATCGGCGTGGCAGCCGCGGGCTATGCCGATGGCTATCCCTGGCACTCCTCGTGCGGCACGCCGGTGCTGGTGAATGGCCAGCGCGCACCGGTGATCGGCCGGGTTTCCATGGACATGATCAGCATCGACCTGACCGAGGTTCCGCTGCCTGGCCCGGGCGACAGGGTGGTCCTGTGGGGAAACGGCCTGCCGGTGGAGGAGGTTGCCCGCTGTGCCGGCACCATTCCGTACGAGCTGCTGGCCGGAATGGGCCCGCGTGTGCTGCGGCAGGTCGCCGGCTGA
- the dnaB gene encoding replicative DNA helicase, whose product MASASFAAEPSMAGIDRLNLPPSSVQAEQALLGGLMLDNAAWDKVADLVSEADFYRPDHRLIYAAIRALAERRQPFDAITISEYLESRAELADAGGLGYLATLVRDTPSAANVADYARIIRDRALLRELVQTGNSIVGSAFHTEGRPASELVDEAEQRILEIARRGQRGGAGFVHLRDVLGKTIDRLDELHQAGGAITGVSTGFSRFDDLTSGLQKGDLIIVAGRPSMGKTTLALNIAENAAFGSRLPVAVFSMEMSVDQLAFRMISSLGRVDQSHLRNGRFGDEEWPRIHGAVRQMADARIFIDDTPALTPTEVRSRARRLQKEHGLELIVLDYLQLMRVAGNAENRATEISEISRSLKALARELKVPVIALSQLNRSVEQRQDKKPVMSDLRESGAIEQDADLIVFIYREEVYNQNTPRKGIADITIAKQRNGPTGEFPLTFLGRYTRFENYAPEIEGFS is encoded by the coding sequence ATGGCCAGCGCTTCCTTCGCTGCAGAGCCGTCCATGGCCGGGATCGACAGGCTCAACCTGCCGCCGAGCTCGGTGCAGGCCGAGCAGGCCCTGCTCGGCGGCCTCATGCTCGACAATGCGGCATGGGACAAGGTCGCGGACCTCGTCTCCGAGGCGGACTTCTACAGGCCGGATCACCGCCTGATCTACGCTGCCATCCGTGCGCTGGCGGAGCGGCGCCAGCCCTTCGACGCCATCACCATCTCCGAGTACCTGGAGAGTCGCGCCGAGCTCGCCGATGCCGGCGGCCTGGGTTACCTGGCGACACTGGTCCGGGATACGCCGAGCGCGGCGAACGTCGCGGACTACGCGCGCATCATCCGCGACCGGGCCCTGCTGCGCGAACTGGTGCAGACTGGCAACAGCATCGTCGGCAGCGCCTTCCATACCGAGGGCCGTCCCGCCAGCGAACTGGTGGACGAGGCCGAACAGCGCATCCTGGAGATTGCCCGCCGCGGGCAGCGCGGCGGTGCCGGGTTCGTGCACCTGCGTGATGTCCTCGGCAAGACCATCGACCGCCTGGACGAGCTGCACCAGGCGGGCGGCGCGATCACCGGGGTTTCCACGGGCTTCTCGCGCTTCGATGACCTGACCTCGGGCCTGCAGAAGGGCGACCTGATCATCGTCGCGGGCCGGCCCTCGATGGGCAAGACCACGCTCGCGCTCAACATCGCCGAGAATGCCGCCTTCGGTTCGCGCCTGCCGGTGGCGGTCTTCAGCATGGAGATGTCGGTCGACCAGCTGGCCTTCCGCATGATCTCTTCGCTGGGGCGCGTGGACCAGTCGCACCTGCGCAATGGCCGATTCGGGGACGAGGAGTGGCCGCGCATTCACGGCGCCGTGCGCCAGATGGCCGATGCGCGCATCTTCATCGACGACACGCCGGCGCTGACGCCCACCGAAGTGCGTTCGCGGGCCCGGCGCCTGCAGAAGGAGCATGGCCTCGAGCTCATCGTCCTCGATTACCTGCAGTTGATGCGGGTGGCCGGCAACGCCGAGAACCGGGCAACGGAGATCTCCGAGATATCACGCTCGCTGAAGGCGCTGGCCCGCGAGCTCAAGGTACCCGTCATCGCCTTGTCACAGCTCAACCGCAGTGTCGAGCAGCGCCAGGACAAGAAGCCGGTCATGTCGGACCTGCGCGAATCCGGCGCCATCGAGCAGGACGCCGACCTCATCGTCTTCATCTATCGCGAAGAGGTCTACAACCAGAATACGCCGCGCAAGGGAATCGCCGATATCACGATCGCCAAGCAGCGCAATGGCCCGACCGGCGAGTTTCCGCTGACCTTCCTCGGCAGGTACACGCGCTTCGAGAACTACGCCCCGGAGATCGAGGGATTTTCATGA
- the rplI gene encoding 50S ribosomal protein L9, with amino-acid sequence MEVILLEKVANLGNIGDRVKVKPGFGRNFLLPKGKATLATEANIARFEARRAELEGKQAAELAAAQARADRLAQLQLRVPAKAGSEGKLFGSLGTVDIAEACTAAGCPVERSEVRMPAGPIRSIGEHQVDLHLHADVTVSITLNVVAEDAASA; translated from the coding sequence ATGGAAGTCATACTGCTCGAAAAGGTCGCGAATCTCGGCAACATCGGCGACCGGGTGAAGGTGAAGCCCGGTTTCGGGCGCAATTTCCTGCTGCCCAAGGGCAAGGCGACCCTCGCCACCGAGGCCAACATCGCCAGGTTCGAGGCGCGCCGCGCCGAACTTGAAGGCAAGCAGGCTGCGGAACTTGCCGCAGCCCAGGCGCGCGCCGATCGGCTGGCACAGCTGCAGCTCAGGGTGCCGGCCAAGGCGGGCAGCGAGGGCAAGCTTTTCGGCTCGCTCGGCACGGTGGACATTGCCGAGGCCTGCACGGCCGCAGGCTGCCCGGTGGAGCGCAGCGAAGTGCGCATGCCCGCCGGGCCCATCCGCAGCATCGGCGAGCACCAGGTCGACCTGCACCTGCATGCCGACGTCACGGTATCGATCACGCTGAATGTCGTGGCGGAGGACGCCGCGTCCGCGTAA
- the rpsR gene encoding 30S ribosomal protein S18, whose amino-acid sequence MSRFFRRRKFCKFSAEGVKEIDYKDLETLRQFITETGKVVPSRITGTRANYQRQLALAVKRARFLALLPYTDKH is encoded by the coding sequence GTGAGCAGATTTTTCAGGCGCCGCAAGTTCTGCAAGTTTTCGGCCGAAGGAGTCAAGGAGATCGACTACAAGGATCTCGAGACCCTGCGGCAATTCATCACCGAAACGGGCAAGGTGGTGCCAAGCCGCATCACCGGCACCAGGGCGAACTACCAGCGCCAGCTGGCACTGGCGGTGAAGCGTGCCCGCTTCCTGGCGCTGCTGCCGTACACGGACAAGCACTGA
- the rpsF gene encoding 30S ribosomal protein S6 codes for MRHYEIVFLVHPDQSEQVPAMVERYRGIVTGSGGTVHRLEDWGRRQLAHTIAKVHKAHYVLMNIECAKPALDELADAFRFSDAVLRHLVIRRDEAVTEPSFLARSADEENREGSGRGAAREQARDSEEAPPAAADQAAG; via the coding sequence ATGCGTCACTATGAGATCGTGTTCCTGGTCCATCCGGACCAGAGCGAGCAGGTTCCGGCGATGGTCGAGCGCTATCGCGGGATCGTCACCGGCAGCGGCGGCACGGTGCACCGCCTCGAGGACTGGGGCCGGCGCCAGCTGGCCCACACCATCGCCAAGGTCCACAAGGCACACTACGTGCTCATGAACATCGAGTGCGCCAAGCCGGCGCTCGACGAACTGGCCGATGCGTTCCGTTTCAGCGATGCGGTGCTGCGTCACCTGGTCATCCGGCGTGACGAGGCCGTGACGGAGCCGTCGTTCCTTGCCCGCTCGGCCGACGAGGAAAATCGCGAAGGTTCCGGCCGCGGCGCTGCCCGTGAGCAGGCGCGCGACAGCGAAGAAGCCCCGCCCGCCGCAGCCGATCAGGCCGCCGGCTGA
- the rlmB gene encoding 23S rRNA (guanosine(2251)-2'-O)-methyltransferase RlmB: MSTGDRLTYGIQAVRKALAAGRATRLYLQADLGQKRLGRLAEDIARSRVPVEHCPAEQLERLTGTAKHQGIAARVTGTASLSEREALGLLATLSPPLVLVLDGIEDPRNFGSLLRTADAAGVDLVVTGRSRNVGVTPVASKVAAGAAEAQTLAEVANLARFLEQLAVAGVKVVGTDEAAPVSLFDADLTGPLAIVMGAEGKGMRRLTREHCDLLVRLPMHGVVESLNVAVAAGICLYECQRQRLARAGPVR; the protein is encoded by the coding sequence ATGAGCACCGGGGACCGTCTTACCTACGGTATCCAGGCGGTGCGCAAGGCCCTCGCGGCAGGGCGTGCGACGCGGTTGTACCTGCAGGCAGACCTGGGTCAGAAGCGGCTCGGTCGCCTGGCCGAGGACATCGCGCGCAGCCGGGTGCCGGTGGAGCACTGCCCGGCAGAGCAGCTCGAGCGCCTGACGGGCACCGCCAAGCACCAGGGCATTGCCGCGCGGGTGACCGGCACCGCCAGCCTTTCCGAGCGCGAGGCGCTTGGCCTGCTGGCCACGCTCTCGCCGCCCTTGGTCCTGGTCCTGGACGGCATCGAAGACCCGCGCAACTTCGGATCGCTGCTGCGGACGGCCGACGCGGCGGGAGTGGACCTGGTGGTCACCGGCAGGAGCCGCAACGTGGGGGTGACGCCGGTCGCCAGCAAGGTGGCGGCAGGCGCGGCCGAGGCGCAGACCCTGGCCGAAGTGGCCAACCTGGCGCGCTTCCTGGAGCAGCTCGCGGTGGCGGGCGTCAAGGTCGTCGGCACCGATGAGGCGGCCCCCGTCAGCCTGTTCGATGCCGACCTGACCGGCCCGTTGGCGATCGTCATGGGGGCCGAAGGCAAGGGCATGCGGCGCCTCACGCGGGAGCACTGCGACCTGCTCGTGAGGCTGCCCATGCACGGCGTGGTCGAGAGCCTGAATGTCGCCGTGGCGGCCGGCATCTGCCTGTACGAGTGCCAGCGCCAGCGCCTTGCACGGGCCGGACCCGTCCGGTAG
- the rnr gene encoding ribonuclease R: MDGGRQSRYRHPVPDANDVILALQASGVPQSFDALAATLGVQEPRHRHSLRKRLQEMASAGRLLLNRRGEYCLIEKLDAVTGIVSAHRDGYGFLITSDDSGDVFLPPDEMRQLLDGDRVAVRLAGSGPRGRRAGTVVEILERGKQSVVGRYVRERGVGYVVEGGRSARHYLVPDAHRGGAADGHFVKIEIITYPGVNREAQGKVVKLLGSPEEDPKVATDAALEIFGLPAVFPPEARRAAADLGPEVREEDKAGRVDLRGLPLVTIDGADARDFDDAVYAEPDHGGWRLLVAIADVSHYVQAGDPLDREAAHRSTSAYFPDRVVPMLPEQLSNGLCSLNPGVDRLCMVCEMRVSAAGEVGGARFYRAVMRSRQRLVYEEVQAARDGDAAARQRVQGVQSQLDSLYGVFSSLEQARQRRGALELELPETQITLGSDGRIAGISLRQRNDAHRLIEECMIAANVQAAKFLQRRHLPTLYRVHAGPDEEKFENLRLMLQALGAKVTSQARARPREINRILASMRDRPDYPMLATAVLRTMSQAVYQPANIGHFGLGLATYTHFTSPIRRYPDLLVHRGIGHLLDHGKPAAYRYDLAGMELLGRLTSERERRAEEAARHVESRYKCAYVKDRIGEVVDGVVSGLTHFGLFVTLTALNVDGLVHVTSLRNDYYHLGQGGLRLVGERTGQGYGLGERLRVRILRVDVDEARIDLGLEEDMPVTARRSRRPASGPRRGPQRRR, from the coding sequence GTGGATGGCGGTCGCCAGTCGCGCTACCGCCACCCGGTTCCCGACGCCAACGATGTCATCCTGGCATTGCAGGCCAGCGGCGTGCCCCAGTCCTTCGACGCGCTGGCTGCGACGCTCGGCGTGCAGGAGCCCCGTCATCGGCACAGCCTGCGCAAGCGCCTGCAGGAGATGGCCAGCGCAGGCCGCCTGCTGCTCAACCGCCGCGGCGAGTACTGCCTCATCGAGAAGCTCGATGCGGTGACCGGGATCGTTTCGGCGCACCGTGATGGCTACGGCTTCCTCATCACCAGCGATGACAGCGGTGACGTCTTCCTCCCTCCCGACGAGATGCGCCAGCTGCTCGATGGCGACCGGGTGGCCGTGCGACTCGCGGGATCCGGTCCGCGCGGGCGCCGGGCCGGCACGGTGGTGGAGATCCTGGAGCGCGGCAAGCAGAGCGTGGTTGGCCGCTACGTGCGCGAGCGGGGAGTGGGCTACGTCGTGGAAGGTGGCCGGTCCGCGCGCCATTACCTGGTTCCCGATGCGCATCGCGGCGGCGCCGCCGATGGCCATTTCGTCAAGATCGAGATCATCACCTACCCGGGCGTCAACCGCGAGGCGCAGGGCAAGGTGGTCAAGCTGCTGGGCAGCCCGGAGGAGGATCCGAAGGTCGCCACGGATGCAGCCCTGGAGATATTCGGGCTGCCGGCGGTATTCCCACCCGAGGCGCGTCGTGCTGCTGCCGACCTGGGCCCGGAGGTCCGGGAGGAGGACAAGGCCGGACGGGTAGACCTGCGCGGGCTGCCGCTGGTGACCATCGATGGCGCGGATGCGCGCGACTTCGACGATGCGGTGTACGCCGAGCCCGACCATGGAGGTTGGCGGCTGCTCGTGGCCATTGCCGATGTTTCCCACTACGTGCAGGCCGGTGACCCGCTGGACCGGGAGGCCGCCCATCGCAGCACCTCTGCCTATTTCCCGGACCGGGTCGTGCCGATGCTGCCGGAGCAGCTGTCCAACGGCCTGTGCTCCCTCAACCCGGGTGTCGACCGCCTGTGCATGGTCTGCGAGATGCGCGTATCGGCTGCGGGGGAGGTCGGCGGCGCGCGCTTCTACCGTGCCGTCATGCGCTCGCGCCAGCGCCTGGTCTACGAGGAGGTGCAGGCCGCGCGTGACGGCGACGCCGCCGCACGCCAGCGGGTGCAGGGCGTGCAGTCCCAGCTGGACAGCCTCTACGGCGTGTTCTCGAGCCTGGAACAGGCACGCCAGCGGCGTGGTGCGCTGGAGCTGGAGTTGCCCGAGACGCAGATCACCCTCGGCAGCGACGGCCGCATCGCCGGCATCAGCCTGCGCCAGCGCAACGACGCCCACCGGCTGATCGAGGAGTGCATGATCGCCGCCAATGTGCAGGCGGCGAAGTTTCTCCAGCGCCGCCATCTGCCGACGCTGTACCGGGTGCATGCGGGGCCGGACGAGGAGAAGTTCGAGAACCTGCGGCTGATGCTGCAGGCGCTGGGGGCCAAGGTCACCAGCCAGGCGCGGGCACGACCGCGCGAGATCAACCGTATCCTCGCCTCCATGCGCGACCGGCCCGATTACCCGATGCTGGCGACGGCGGTGCTGCGCACCATGTCGCAGGCCGTTTACCAGCCGGCCAACATCGGCCATTTCGGCCTGGGCCTTGCCACCTATACCCACTTCACCTCGCCGATCCGCCGCTACCCCGACCTGCTGGTGCACCGCGGGATCGGCCACCTCCTCGACCACGGCAAGCCGGCTGCCTACCGCTACGACCTGGCAGGCATGGAATTGCTGGGGCGGCTCACCTCCGAGCGGGAACGCCGCGCCGAGGAAGCCGCGCGCCATGTCGAGTCGCGCTACAAGTGCGCCTACGTCAAGGACCGCATCGGCGAGGTGGTCGATGGCGTCGTCTCCGGGCTGACACATTTCGGCCTGTTCGTGACGCTGACGGCACTCAATGTCGATGGCCTGGTGCACGTGACCAGCCTGCGCAACGACTATTACCACCTTGGGCAGGGCGGCCTGCGCCTGGTCGGCGAGCGCACCGGGCAGGGCTATGGCCTGGGCGAGCGCCTGCGGGTGCGCATCCTGCGGGTCGATGTCGACGAGGCACGCATCGACCTCGGCCTGGAGGAGGACATGCCGGTGACTGCCCGACGCAGCCGGCGCCCGGCATCGGGGCCGCGGCGGGGCCCGCAGCGGCGACGATGA
- a CDS encoding aromatic ring-hydroxylating dioxygenase subunit alpha, producing MLINNWYVAATSAELPEDRPLAVRMLGLDFVLFRSGGGVSCLPGTCCHRGGALGDGKVAAGCLACPYHGWQFDANGQCVLIPALGAEVKPPRRARLDSYPTTEKYGWIWVFLGDLPPEERAPIPDLLPEYDDPQHWRLVPYRFEAAANWVRMEENSLDTIHTSFVHRRFGGRVDPKSAAADIELLPHGARVRREKHAPDASAKSGELAKLLPANRSRTRVSLEFSIVGVCHRIQPTFSEGMSQINFTARTPIDEFHTRAFGWQARNYLLGEEHDAERIKGLEEAIAEDLRIVEKVRPQLTPPSLPEEFLTKADSMEVAFRRLVRHWANRGWEIDSERYAVESRNHVLVIPSPLRRSDPGNWVHRTVPLRPAGSDTTEPA from the coding sequence ATGCTGATCAACAACTGGTACGTTGCCGCCACCTCCGCCGAATTGCCGGAAGACCGCCCGCTCGCGGTGCGCATGCTGGGGCTGGATTTCGTGCTGTTCCGCTCTGGCGGCGGCGTCAGCTGCCTGCCCGGCACCTGCTGCCACCGCGGCGGCGCCCTGGGCGACGGCAAGGTCGCCGCCGGCTGCCTGGCATGTCCGTACCATGGCTGGCAGTTCGATGCCAACGGGCAATGCGTGCTCATCCCGGCGCTGGGCGCCGAAGTCAAGCCGCCGCGACGGGCGCGCCTCGACAGCTACCCTACTACCGAGAAATACGGCTGGATCTGGGTGTTCCTCGGCGACCTGCCGCCCGAGGAGCGTGCGCCGATTCCCGACCTGCTCCCCGAGTACGACGATCCGCAGCACTGGCGTCTCGTTCCCTATCGCTTCGAGGCGGCGGCCAACTGGGTGCGCATGGAGGAGAACTCCCTCGACACCATCCACACCAGCTTCGTGCACCGGCGCTTTGGCGGGCGTGTCGATCCGAAATCCGCGGCAGCCGATATCGAGCTGCTGCCGCATGGCGCCCGGGTCCGCCGCGAGAAGCATGCGCCGGATGCGAGCGCAAAGTCGGGCGAACTGGCGAAGCTGCTGCCGGCGAACCGCAGCCGCACGCGCGTGTCGCTGGAGTTCAGCATCGTCGGCGTCTGCCATCGCATCCAGCCGACCTTCAGCGAGGGCATGAGCCAGATCAACTTCACCGCCCGCACACCCATCGACGAGTTCCATACCCGTGCCTTCGGCTGGCAGGCGCGCAACTACCTGCTAGGCGAGGAACACGACGCCGAGCGGATCAAGGGCCTGGAGGAGGCGATTGCCGAGGACCTGCGCATTGTCGAGAAGGTACGGCCGCAGCTCACCCCGCCCTCGCTGCCGGAGGAATTCCTGACGAAGGCCGACAGCATGGAGGTGGCATTTCGCCGCCTGGTGCGGCACTGGGCCAATCGCGGCTGGGAGATCGACAGCGAGCGCTACGCGGTGGAGAGCCGCAACCACGTACTGGTGATCCCGTCTCCCTTGCGACGCAGTGACCCGGGAAACTGGGTGCATCGCACCGTGCCGCTGCGGCCCGCCGGTAGCGACACCACCGAACCGGCCTGA
- a CDS encoding adenylosuccinate synthase — MTTSRTGRSVIVVGIQWGDEGKGKIVDLLTERVGAVVRFQGGHNAGHTLIIAGEKTVLHLIPSGILRPDVACVIGNGVVLHLPSLLQEIDRLESRGVQVTQRLRISAACPLILPTHIELDRARESAGGARAIGTTGRGIGPAYEDKAARRSLRVSDLFGPARLAERLAAATALHNFVLEHYHKVVPVDAGAILEELQRLGERIKPLVGDTALFLDRQRRAGANLLFEGAQGAMLDVDHGTYPYVTSSNTTAGFAATGSGLGIGAFDYVLGIVKAYTTRVGAGPFPTELFDDTGRHLAEVGVEFGSTTGRPRRCGWFDAVAARRAVLHNGVTGLCVTKLDVLDGLERLKICVGYRLHGQVVDATPVLVDQYADCEPVYEELPGWRSSTVGITTLEGLPANARRYLARIEEILGVPVDMISTGADRAQNIIVRHPFD, encoded by the coding sequence ATGACGACCAGCAGGACAGGGCGCAGCGTAATCGTCGTCGGCATCCAGTGGGGCGACGAGGGCAAGGGCAAGATCGTCGATCTGCTGACCGAGCGTGTCGGTGCAGTGGTGCGCTTCCAGGGCGGCCACAACGCCGGCCACACGCTCATCATCGCCGGCGAGAAGACGGTGCTGCACCTGATTCCGTCCGGCATCCTGCGTCCGGATGTCGCCTGCGTGATCGGCAATGGCGTGGTACTGCACCTGCCGTCGCTGCTGCAGGAGATCGATCGCCTGGAATCGCGCGGCGTGCAGGTTACGCAGCGGCTGCGCATCAGCGCCGCCTGTCCGCTGATCCTGCCGACGCACATCGAGCTGGACCGGGCGCGGGAGAGCGCCGGTGGCGCCAGGGCCATCGGCACCACGGGGCGCGGCATCGGCCCCGCCTACGAGGACAAGGCAGCCCGCCGCTCGCTGCGCGTTTCGGACCTATTCGGTCCGGCCCGGCTTGCCGAGCGCCTGGCGGCGGCCACGGCCCTGCACAACTTCGTGCTCGAGCACTATCACAAGGTTGTGCCGGTCGATGCCGGGGCCATCCTCGAGGAGCTGCAGAGGCTCGGTGAGCGCATCAAGCCGCTGGTGGGGGATACCGCCCTGTTCCTCGATCGCCAGCGGCGTGCTGGTGCAAACCTGCTGTTCGAGGGTGCGCAGGGTGCCATGCTCGATGTGGACCACGGCACCTATCCCTACGTCACCTCGTCGAATACCACGGCGGGCTTTGCCGCCACGGGCAGCGGCCTCGGCATTGGCGCCTTCGATTACGTGCTGGGTATCGTCAAGGCCTACACGACCCGCGTCGGCGCCGGCCCGTTTCCCACCGAACTGTTCGACGATACGGGCAGGCACCTCGCGGAAGTCGGTGTGGAGTTCGGCTCGACGACCGGCCGGCCGCGGCGCTGCGGATGGTTCGATGCGGTAGCGGCGCGGCGTGCCGTCCTGCACAACGGCGTGACCGGCCTCTGCGTGACCAAGCTCGATGTGCTGGACGGCCTCGAGCGCCTGAAGATCTGCGTGGGCTACCGGCTGCATGGCCAGGTGGTCGACGCCACGCCCGTGCTCGTCGACCAGTATGCCGACTGCGAGCCAGTCTACGAGGAGCTGCCCGGTTGGCGTTCCTCGACCGTGGGGATCACCACGCTGGAGGGCCTGCCGGCGAATGCACGACGGTACCTGGCCCGCATCGAGGAGATCCTCGGTGTGCCGGTGGACATGATCTCCACCGGCGCCGACCGGGCGCAGAACATCATCGTCCGTCATCCCTTCGACTAG
- a CDS encoding DUF2065 domain-containing protein, whose amino-acid sequence MQWADLFAALALYLVIEGLLPFASPSGWRRSLEMLSRLSDAQLRVFGLTVVVSGLTLLVLVRGFA is encoded by the coding sequence ATGCAGTGGGCGGATCTGTTTGCGGCACTTGCCCTCTACCTGGTGATCGAGGGCCTGTTGCCGTTCGCCAGTCCCTCGGGCTGGCGGCGCAGTCTTGAAATGCTGTCGCGGCTGAGCGATGCACAGTTGCGGGTCTTCGGGCTGACGGTGGTGGTTTCGGGCCTCACCCTGCTGGTGCTGGTGCGGGGGTTCGCCTGA
- the hflC gene encoding protease modulator HflC produces the protein MLVAAVVAVVLGLMSVFTVDERDLAVKFRFGEIVETGFKPGLHFLIPFVNNVEKYPRQILTINNPQEQFLTKEKKNLLVDFYVKWRITDVGEYYRASGGNEPLASQRLLEILKDGIRAEFAKRTVPQVVAAERREMLDAMLSGARENAASLGIEIVDVRVKRIEFSDEVSESVFNRMRQERAQMAAGLRAQGAEAAEQIRADADRQRTVIIATAYRDAEVLRGEGDAEAARIYASAYRRNPEFFAFYRSLSAYKQSLGQPNDLMLLDTKGEFFRFLNKSEGGR, from the coding sequence ATGCTGGTCGCCGCCGTGGTCGCGGTCGTCCTTGGCCTGATGTCGGTGTTCACCGTCGACGAGCGTGACCTTGCGGTGAAGTTCCGCTTCGGGGAGATCGTCGAGACCGGCTTCAAGCCGGGCCTGCACTTCCTGATCCCGTTCGTCAACAACGTCGAGAAGTACCCACGCCAGATACTGACGATCAACAACCCGCAGGAACAGTTCCTCACCAAGGAAAAGAAGAATCTGCTGGTCGATTTCTACGTCAAGTGGCGCATCACCGACGTCGGCGAGTACTACCGCGCCAGCGGCGGCAACGAGCCACTGGCGTCGCAGCGCCTGCTGGAAATCCTCAAGGACGGCATCCGTGCGGAGTTCGCCAAGCGCACGGTGCCGCAGGTGGTGGCTGCCGAGCGGCGCGAGATGCTGGATGCCATGCTGTCGGGGGCGCGCGAGAACGCCGCGTCACTCGGCATCGAGATCGTCGACGTGCGCGTGAAACGCATCGAGTTCTCCGATGAGGTCAGCGAGTCCGTGTTCAACCGCATGCGCCAGGAGCGCGCGCAGATGGCGGCGGGGCTGCGAGCGCAGGGTGCCGAGGCGGCCGAGCAGATCCGTGCCGATGCGGATCGCCAGCGCACGGTGATCATTGCCACGGCCTACCGTGATGCCGAGGTGTTGCGCGGCGAGGGCGATGCCGAGGCAGCCCGGATCTACGCCAGTGCGTATCGAAGGAACCCGGAGTTCTTCGCCTTCTACCGCAGTCTGTCGGCCTACAAGCAATCACTGGGCCAGCCCAACGACCTCATGTTGCTCGATACCAAGGGCGAGTTCTTCCGTTTCCTGAACAAGTCGGAAGGCGGGCGCTGA